The following coding sequences lie in one Drosophila gunungcola strain Sukarami chromosome X unlocalized genomic scaffold, Dgunungcola_SK_2 000021F, whole genome shotgun sequence genomic window:
- the LOC128260291 gene encoding uncharacterized protein LOC128260291, which translates to MDLKMELGGYMQSGPNTKRFVVEDSITKVTSDGEPHGMMTMVAGLSGLLAAIIILAVLVSMVACRKQRSNTNRKSNASTNVAMTSVPQDQPQLAGNLNAAFAESTLTLDQVKVTDKEVQWRPTSVVVQRY; encoded by the exons ATGGACCTAAAAATGGAGCTGGGAGGTTACATGCAATCCGGGCCTAACACGAAGCGATTTGTTGTGGAGGATTCGA TTACCAAGGTGACTTCCGATGGAGAGCCGCACGGAATGATGACAATGGTGGCCGGATTGTCCGGCCTCTTGGCGGCCATCATCATTCTGGCCGTGCTCGTGTCCATGGTGGCATGTCGCAAGCAGCGCAG CAACACCAACCGGAAGAGCAACGCCTCCACCAATGTGGCCATGACAAGTGTTCCGCAGGATCAGCCGCAGTTGGCCGGAAATTTGAACGCCGCGTTCGCGGAAAGCACTCTTACCTTGGATCAGGTCAAGGTGACGGATAAGGAGGTCCAGTGGCGGCCCACTTCCGTGGTGGTGCAGCGGTATTAG